The Mytilus galloprovincialis chromosome 3, xbMytGall1.hap1.1, whole genome shotgun sequence genomic interval TTGCATGGCCGAAATCGTCAGACGAGCTCTTATTGGACATCATCCCTGTAAATAATCGGTAAAAATCACCAGCAAGAcacgaaaaatacaaaaaaaagagattttttatcATAGATTATATTCTTAAAACTTTCATACAGGAACATGTGTTGTATCCATTATACAAAATACTCAAATATTAAATcgatcaaaataaaacatttcaaaaccgTTAGCTATTATAGACAAAATATAAATGTTGTCTTACACTTCAACTATTTAGTACTTTAGTACTATACAATGACAAATCTACAGCACAACATTTCCCACGAAATTATCAGCTGTATCATCATGTCATGGATAGCAGTTGTTTTAAATTGTGCCTAATAGCTTAGAAACAAGACAAAAAGTGTCAAAGCACCGTGACTGTCAGTCGTAATCAACACCTTTTATTTCCAGGGAAGAAAATCGAAGATATTCATCAATAGACATAAAGATAATACGATACAATTGgatataaattgaaatttatgGCATAAAGTGTTGGAAAATAATAGACTCCGAGAATACCGAACATTAGATCCATTAATGTATAGtataattgttttacatagtTTTAGGAAAAGAAATGGGCATATTTTTCCTCTTTATTAAGTTTTATCATTCCCACATCTGGGAGACAATTTGCTTTCCGGACATACTGGAAATTGATTAACAAAGTCAAGTCGTAATAAGAGAAGTTCGAGATCGATTGATAATAcgggggaaatttataataatactAGAGTGCCGCATGTCTTCTTCTATTTGGGATTACAATAACTTCATTATTATGAACAACAGGTGACGAAGAAATAACATCTTTACCAATGTTCCATAGATAAATGTGATTTTCCTCTTCTTTATGGAATATTCGTCTTGGCATTATTGAATTGGTATTGCCATCAATATGGTCTAAAACAAATCATCAACTATCTTAGTGACAAAAGAAGATAAAAACTAATTTGTTCAGACAACAGTTCTCAATCATTAATGACGGAGCTATAGAAAGTCTAAATAATTATAAGAAATTGGCGTTTACTTTGGGGTAATTGAACATTATGTGCCATGTACTTCATTCGGCCATATTATCTTTTTTAATGAATCGTCTACGGACGCATTATCGAAAGACTATGGAAGAAAGTATAGTGCTTAAAACGACTTTAAAAGGAAATAGACAAATGTGTATAGTAGATTTTTTTAATCACTTATTTGGAATATTGGAATCAAATTTAATCGCCATAAGCTCTTAGCTGActgggattttttttaacaaacaaaacagtgttgcattttttttccaatttgaaaGCATACAACTGATAATGCTGACGATTTGCTCAAATCGTTACAGAAATAGAATggttataaatttaatttaacacaTAAAATTTACCATTGATATTAGGATATTCTCATCACTCAAATAAATTCCAAAGTGAGAACAGAGTGTAACAAAGATGGATAGACGTTACATGAAGTTGTCTCTGATTTTTGTGCCTATGATAGTATACCTGTCCATCATGTTCCGTGTTATTGATAACTTCTGCGATGACACAGACATATCTACAAGTGAAACCGTATATTCGACAGCCGTACTGAAAAATACCAAATCTGATACAAACATGTCACGGTACTTACAATCATTGGTTAAAAAATATGACGAACTGGAACAGGAGAAAGTCTATTTACTTTCCCTCATCAAAAGTTTATTGGACCGAATTACAGTATTCCaagataaaaataatttcatgaacGAATTGGATAAAATAGTGCATCCAAGAAAAATAAAAGCGCAAAAACCTAAATCTGACCGCTCATCTATCGAAACAAATATAGTGAAACCAAAATATCTTTTCAActgtacaaatataaataagatttcATTAAAACAAAAGATCGGACACGGAGTATCAAAACAAGCCTTTTTAGGTCATTACCACGGCCAAGAGATTGCGGTAAAAATGGTTACTAGACATCAAAAGGACGttagaaactgttttcaaaaATTGTCAGATGAAGATATAGTCAAAAGACACGAATGCTTCATGTTTCCCAACATGAAGTTAATGAAGGAAATTCTATTGCTAGAACAAATGGATCACCCGGGATTCATAAAACTGTTAGGATATTGTGTTAGGAGCGAAGAAACTGATAGTACCGACCTATCTGAACACGGCGTCACCGCAGTGTATGAATATGGAAAGCGATTAAACGTAGCTAATTTACAGTTTAACACTTTCGGTAGTAGACTTCAGCACGCAATCGATCTTGCGGACTTTTTATCTTATTTGGACAATTCCCCTTTGGGATCTTTAAGAGTTAGAGACTTCAAAGAAACCCATTTTCTTCTAGTAAACAGTTCAATCAAGATGATCGATTTAGATGATGTTGATAATCTAGAACCTTCCTGTGACATTTATTATGATACTCAAGACACCGAATACGGTAATGAAACCAAAGCCAGGAGTACCACATGTGAATTTGATCTTCCGTGCTATATGGGATTGTGCATTGGATCGAATgcaaaaaataacttaaaaatgatGAATAAGCTATTTCTAAGCCGATTATTGCACCCTAAATTATTTCCTAGTAGTGTAAGCGAAAAAGTAAGTGATTTATTAGCTCGAATTGACACGTCAAATATTTCTGCTGCTGTTCTAGTACAACAATTATCTAACatacagaaaattttattttcagtgtATGGTCATTAGCtcaaatgtattttgatattatttgtaacatgtataacacatataaaaacaataaaaatgacaCAAATCAAATTACATATAACGAACTACAAcactatataacatgtataagtgtcTGAACAATATGCCAAACTTTAAACTCTTAAAATGTTGATAAATTTAATAGAGAATATCAAAGACAAACTCAATTTaaacgtttgaattgttttacatttgtaatttcggggccttttatagctgactattcgatATGAGGTCTGTTCAATTTTGAAGCCTTAGGTGATCCctagttgttaattttttgtgtcagttaggtctcttgtgaagagttgtctcatttgcaattatatcacatctttttttttatgtataaaaggATATATGGTTTATGTCAATAGGAACGTTATCAAACGACACAAAAAAAGAACATACAGATAGCTAAAGGTCAAAGTAGGTATTCAGCGATATACATCTCCCAGTTTCTATACTAAATACTAAATATTAAGctctaaatataataaataaaaacagaaacaatatgtgtgtgtgtgttattcATTTTATCAGAGGGACTTGTATTATTTATGGATGTTCGTGAGAATTATGAATTTAGAAATGACTGTAGTTCAAAGATTCCAATTGTATTTAATACTTCCATTCATTTATTGTGTATATCATAACTGCACTCAAATGGTATTAAATGTAAAGCATGGTTATTATTTGTTGTATGCAGTATGAAATTAATTTCGccatttcaaaaataaatgtacTTCTGAATGCTACAAAGAAGAGTTACAGATAAAGTAGATCAGACATTGATACTGTCATGTTGCATTTCAGGAAAGAAGAATGTTTTGTGTTTATCTAATTATGCTCCAACGCACCtacatgttaaaataaattaGGTTTTCTGTTTGTCGTTGCTTTAATACTATCTGTCTACATCTCCTGCTTACTGTGCTGATGGAGATACGATTttataattcaataaaaataCCGAGACTTTCTACAAGTAATTTAATTATTCAAACTaaattttcaattgaataatATCTACCCTTGTTTGCTCTGATTACATAGAGCAACGAACATGTGCTGATTCTATTATATAGTCTTCCACTGCAGTTCGGATTCATACAAATTTGCATTGTAACTCTAAATTAGATATAAAATGTAATGTAATTTAAAGACATTTCAGACATtgcattttttatattgttgatataacaaattgtaatttgATTTTGCTAATTTTCGAGAGTACTAGTTTGCAGAAAGAACAATGCGTCTTAGATTTCcattaaataaatacaaatgtctTCCAGTTGTTTTTAAAATGATGCATGCATAcggtatcttttaaaacaaaactttatccTTATTGTCTTTACCATACATTAAAGGGAAATGTTCCTTAATTCTATCATTATTAAAAATCTTGGTAATGGTTGAGCTTAATTGCAATACTTGAGGTGTGTCAATGAGAGATCACTTGATTTTTTGGGGTGTTTAGATAGAACAAGGAAATCTACATTAGAATATCGAAAACTTTATATCACTTTATCAAACAATCTGTATTACTTCATGTCACGAGAAAAACatttagagttgtctcattggcaatcataccacatcttcttttttaatatttacttaagGTGTATGATCTTATATTCGCAACTTATTTAAAAACTTAATCGGGATTGGGTTGTAAATCGTAATAATTGATtcttcaaaaaacaaattaaatacataaaatcattttacaagttttaagttaaaataaaataaacaaatcgGAACgcatgaaaaattaagaaaaatatatatatcatggcTCTATCAATACGCCTAAGTGCACAATAGGCTCTATGATGATTGTTTATCAATTACGAGTTATCAATGTCACGATCCGCAAAACTTCAACAACAAACTCccatgaaatattttttgtcgCTTATACATTATAGATTCGATATTAATGTTTAAAAAAGTGCATACCGGACTTAGTCAGTTtagtatatatagatataagaagatgtggtattagtgccaatgagaccaactttccatcaaagtcacaatttgtaaaagtaaaccattatatgtcacagtacggtcttcaacacggagcatgggctcacacagaacaacaagctaaaaaggaccccaaaaagactagcgtaaaaccattcaaacgggaaaaccaacggtctaatctatataaaaaacgagaaacactaatgaacgccatcaacaaactacaacaactgaacatcaggttcttgacttaggacaggtgcaaaccgGCAAATGGGGCAGGTTTAACCGTTTTGATAGATACCAACCTTCATCctaacctgaaacaatagtgtaacattacaacatagaaagacacaacataaaatatcaattgaaatgacttaaggtagatcataagtttatttttttttaaaatagaatttcttatactttgccgaaatgaagattttactatgctttttaaaaaaaatataataaaaagcatgggtcaccgtgctatttttaaGCTATGGGTAGCTGAAAAGTGCCCAAATTTGGTAAGATTGttcataaaaaaacacatttgggtgtataaaaaaattctatgagatagaattttgaaataaattgtgagaagataggtatttaaatattttttaggaaattaataagaaaataatgATGTCACCGAActacaagtaaaaaataaaaattttccctatcagtccagtataaGTTCTTTACTAAAaaagttacctccccttaaatggcttatttgataaaaaatgattctaaaaacaaaaaaaaaaggatatttgtttaaatattttgaatcatataataaattttaataagttttctttatataaataaacagtctcaccattaaattgcaaatctgtctcgaGATTTGCAGATTTAAGCAAATAACTAGACTGATTTTGTACTgcgattgtacaatccaagatggcggtataccataaATCTAACTTAACtcaaagacatattaacacaaacaaaatatacactgaacgaatacatttgatctatgacaAAATATAATTAAGTTACAAAATCAGTGAAATGAGGGGTGAGATGTTAAACGATTTCATAAAGACAACCATAACTTGAACGAAATGCcgcaaaaatagaaaaaagtacaCTAGggtaaatgaaaattattttgtcGTAAGGTGTAAATAATGGagaacggattttttttttacaaaacaaataattttgttgttaataAATAGTACGAGAACAGAAGTGAATGTATAGCCATACCAAACATTTAATTTAAGCTGGTATATATATTTGCATGAATTGGTTCAATAATTTCGATAACATTATAATTTCTAGAAACTCGTTTCATACGACTTCAAGGTCGTTccgatattgtacttccatagtTTAGACTGTGTATTTCGCCTAGATTTTGTGGAAATTAAATAGAAGTTGGTGTGATTTCTTTTCAATTGAATTGAGAATTTATAATGATCTCAATATCTTTCAAGTGTAATGTTTTCTTTCGTATTCTACTTAATTCCCGTTTTATCATGTCGCTTATTCTATgataaattgaattttaaatttgcgcaacattttttacaaaaacagttTGAACAGAAGTAATATAATTTTATCTTTCTCGAATGCATCGTACACGGCAATTAAATTAAGATCTTAGAAGAATTAACATCGTTGTGAGAATTGTCACCATAAAGAGTAATTAAGCCAGCAATACTATCATTTCTGCTGCGGATTATAAATCTCAATGTTGCTGTTAAACGTAttgaacttaaaatgtttaatatgaaATGTTTTCCCAGCTGACAACGAGAAGACGATCACTACAAAATTATCTATTGCTTTCATTGATTTGGTTATAAGATAATAAAGACAAAAGTCACATTTCAAATGAGATGAGGAAATTGATTGAACAGATTAAATTTAAACTCATTTTCTTCAAAGAAAGAATACAGAATCTATTCTTTCTTTTGATATAATGAGTTTTGAAACAATTTTCTCGACATTTTGTTATATAACTCAGTTACATAGTTTAGAATTGTCAAAGTTCAAAATTAGTTCTTTTTAGCTTATCTTGTATCTATATAAGTATTTGCATCTGAGTAATACTTCGCATGTTGTAATTTCAGTATGCTTggcttttatttttcattactaGGTCTATATAACAGTCATACAAACTCGAAGTCCTAATGAACACAATCTaccatatttatgtatatattactattctttttatgcctacgatagtagagaggcattgtgttttctggtctgtgcgtccgttcgttcgtccgtgcgtccgttcgtatcgcttcaggttaaaggttttggtcaaggtagtttttgatgaagttgaagtccaatcaatatccccatgatatgatctttctaattttaaggtaaattaaagtattgaccccaatttcacggtccactgaacatgtaaaatgatagtgcgagtggggtatccgtgtactatggacatattcttgttttataaCCATCTCGTTAAGAATATAATTGTACTTATTATTTTGACATTTCCAAAGTATTACCTTCtccaaaatatctaaatatatgaTATACGTATATTATATGACTATTTGTTAATTTTGAACTgtgcatttttaaaatattgtcctGTTTGTCTTGGTAGCATCCACTATTTGGATTGTACAATGAATAAATTAACTTGATCTTGTCGCGaagtactgtgaattcatttagtTTTATGGGTACCAACtctcgtggattgaggaaaacttgcattttcttggatatttgatttcatggttaaAAAGATTCCGCATacatttctataaaaatcttaaattcattGGTCATTACAATTAGTGGTTCCCCTTTACCTACGAAAttcacgaaaattagtatccgacgaataataatgaatccattaTACTATGCGAAAAAGCATTTGGTCGTTTCAGTCTTCTGGTAGTTGTCCAGGATATGATCAAATAAGTTCCAGCTTTCAAGTGTTTAGGCACCGCCATGATCacgtaaatattttcataaacacTCCGCGCATCAGTATGATTTATTTTCACTGACTATGACTTCTGGTCTCGACACGAGTTCGATAGTTCTGTGATGCTAACGTGTCAATAGCGTGTAGGTGCGCCTTTATGAAGATAAATACAGATCCATTGACATTTTCTGTAAACACGTTAATCATAGAAAAAAACATCGAGTTCTAGATACCTTATTCAACATAATACACGTAAAATTGAATTCATTTTTTAGATGAAACAAATAACTGCATTAgatcatttaaaattttgcaGTCTCAAATCTTACTCAAACTAATAACATGTTATAACCATTAGTAAAATCTAATTTGTGTTTGATATTCAGTCTTTCAATGTGTGAAATTTATGATGAATTATAGTTCTACAACGAAAGCAAATCAATCATTTTGACATCGGATGTTACCTTGAGAGGGCATACCGGTGTTATGTTGCCGCAGAGACTTTTGTACACATCCCTTGCGCTTTTAACTGATAACCTAACGGGGAACGCAATTCGTATAAATATGCCTATATTATCGACTGCAAAATAACACAATCCTAGAAAAATCCAATCGCACGTGTTCCCTATCTATTTACATTTATATCGGGTTATGTGACCGTTGGCAGTCTTCGGGGGTCACCGCGATGAttaatatatacaaatcaaatgaTCAGAATTTAAGTCATTACAGAATTCAAATTTGATACCTAATGgccctttaaaaaaaacatttttattgagGTACgaaaattttaagaaatgttgtGTTCTtgatggttgttgtgtcagttGTCTGAACTCGATTGAAATGTGTACTCATTAGTTGCCCGGGGGATAggaaatgtatatttgtttcctttatttatatgttgGTCTGCAAGAGAAGATAGCACTCATTAGttaaaacatcaaacaaatacATATTAACACGTACGTATGCCTGTCAATACATTTCACATGTTTATCTTAAGTTACAATGTCAATGTAAATCTGACACATTGAAACTACGGCAATGGAGAAAATAAATGACACAACAGAAAAATAgtaactttttttcaatatacTAGTAGTGAAGTTAaggattaaagaaattgcaatTTTGATCTGAGAGACGGAATTGTAAATTAGATCTAAAAGCATGTGCGAGCTTCTTTGCCTATACAACATGCCCCTTAATGACCATGCTTTCAAAGAGACAATAAATACGTATTGTGTATGCTAAAAGTGCTTTAATATCTCAACAGGATATCGACTTTCCCATTGTAGACTCTGTAATTTTATTACAAGAAACGAAGTAGTCAACCGAAAGGGAAATATTGGAATTTAGTGcgtacatgcatatatatgatCTATATAAAATGATTCTATAAAATAATGTTAGTTGTATCTATTTCATTCAAATGCTGAGTGGAATGATTTACACTGTAACTGATTTCTTAAAGAGTAACGTCTGgaaacacatatttttattttctatttttttatatgtaaagacgcttttatttatattttgtaaaaggtTAAAGGTCTATACTCAAAATGGGAAGATTTCATTTTCTAAAAGTATGACATAAAAGATATTAAAAGtgaaatgttgataaaaaataGTCAGTTGTACTTACATATATAACAATCATATCGAAATACCACAAAGTCTTAAAAGACAAAAACTTAGGATATACATGAATATGTTGTTGGGTAAAAGAAAGTTATAAATGATCCTGTTAATAAATAAGTACAACAGACTCACCAGTATAGACAGTTGTGATACAAATTCAGGCAATAACATTGTGTCAAATCTGTATAAGGTCAcctatagaagaagaagaagaagaagaagaagaagaagaagaagaagaagaagaagaagaagaagaagaagaagaagaagaagaagaagaagaagaagaagaagaagaagaagaagaagaagaagaagaagaagaagaagaagaagaagaagaagaagaagaagaagaagaagaagaagaagaagaagaagaagaagaagaagaagaagaagaagaagaagaagaagaagaagaagaagaagaagaagaagaagaagaagaagaagaagaagaagaagaagaagaagaagaagaagaagaagaagaagaagaagaagaagaagaagaagttccataaaatgggctcacaaggagcatgaTGTAATACCTATATATGGGGATCTAACTATaatgttttgaaatgaaatatttaaattgagaatgaaaacggggcatatggcaaagagacaacaaaccagACTAAAAAGtggacaacagccgaaggcaataAATGGGTCtataacacagcgagaaaatcctgcacccgtaGGGGATCCTCAGCTGGCCATCTATGAACAGAAATGACCGCTACAATGAAATTTCATGTTGGCATTGAAGTCTTGAATATATTGAGATGAATGTACCTTCAGTTATATACACGAAATTGAATTTACCAATGCAGTGGTTGTAAAAACTTAACAACAATATCAGGCTTATAATAAAGTCAGACGGACGCGCATTCTTTCTTAGCAAAAGCTCGCCATTGATGCTCGAACCAAAACAGATAGTGAATCAAATCAGTTTCGAAGTTAAGGGacattgataaacaaaacaaaaagtgtgCCAAATCTCGATATGACCATCTGCACATAGTATAACCATTAAATGTACAGAAGTTTATTGGATATCAATCCACCCGCCGTATTATCCAAATCGATGGatcaacaaagaaacataaaacaaattacaataaaaaaaatgcttttatgtAAACTACGAAAAAAATAAGTAACATGATATATCTATGAATAACCGGAAACAGAAGTATGAACTATACCGTTTAAAAGAATGATCATAGTTTCTGAAAGTAAGCTGTACTTCATGGAAAATTTCATACACCAATTTACCAGTTTATGAGGACACGATCTTGTACAATGCCTAGaataaattgtcaaaaaatgCCACAAGTCTTCAGTAGAAAGTGTTGGTATGCTCTGCAATTTTGATTTCATTCTATATATCATATAATTATTTCAGTACAGTATATCATCAAGCAACGACAATGTTGTCCCCTGATTGTCAGCATGTGCAAACATAAAGCACATTTCGCCGGGGTATATTTCGTTGGTTTGAAACATGTTGTTATTTTCAAGGCATGCACTGAATATGGAGTATCTATTTACCAGATCTTGTTTTTCTAATTAAATTGTGTGATAGAGATTTTATGTTCTCATTGGGGTTGCCGAACCATGAGTTCATATTTGTAAGTTTGTATTCATCGCCTTATTTTAATGACGCCATCTGTAATGAAGAAGAAATGccaaaaatataacatagaaagaaaaataaaacatgacaCATTTTTATCTTGtgtgaaatagttatcaaagctaggtaccaggattataatttagtacgccagacgcgcgtttcgtctacataagacttatcagtgacactcatatcaaaatattataaagccaaacaagtacaaagcatTGAggattaaaaattccaaaaaaatgtgtcaaatacggctaatataaaaaagaagatgtggtatgattgccaatgagacaactatccacaaaagaccaaaatgacacagacattaacaactataggtcaccgtacggccttcaacaatgagcaaagcccataccgcatagtcagctataaaaggccccgataagacaatgtaaaacaattcaaacgataaaactaacggccttatttatgtaaaaaaatgaacgaaaaacaaatatgtaacacataaacaaacgacaaccactttatatacaggctcctgacttgggacaggcacatacataaataatgaggcggggttaaacatgttagcgggatcccaaccctccccctaacctgggacagtggtataacagtacaacataagaacgaactataaaaatcagttgaaaaaggcttaactcatcagatggacaaaaatataagtggacgtggccgggtaaggtaatctatgcctgggataagaaaatccttagtttttcataaaattcaaagttttgtctgAAACTGACGACAATGAGT includes:
- the LOC143067341 gene encoding extracellular tyrosine-protein kinase PKDCC-like — encoded protein: MDRRYMKLSLIFVPMIVYLSIMFRVIDNFCDDTDISTSETVYSTAVLKNTKSDTNMSRYLQSLVKKYDELEQEKVYLLSLIKSLLDRITVFQDKNNFMNELDKIVHPRKIKAQKPKSDRSSIETNIVKPKYLFNCTNINKISLKQKIGHGVSKQAFLGHYHGQEIAVKMVTRHQKDVRNCFQKLSDEDIVKRHECFMFPNMKLMKEILLLEQMDHPGFIKLLGYCVRSEETDSTDLSEHGVTAVYEYGKRLNVANLQFNTFGSRLQHAIDLADFLSYLDNSPLGSLRVRDFKETHFLLVNSSIKMIDLDDVDNLEPSCDIYYDTQDTEYGNETKARSTTCEFDLPCYMGLCIGSNAKNNLKMMNKLFLSRLLHPKLFPSSVSEKVSDLLARIDTSNISAAVLVQQLSNIQKILFSVYGH